From a region of the Synechococcus sp. PCC 7502 genome:
- a CDS encoding DUF29 family protein yields MEELIELRTLLQKGNISSAMLMIDEMEEMSRKDILNKIRSYGIILLLHLIKQKVENRTTRSWDVSIRNAVLEIQDLNARPNSKGTYLNDQELRESLESGYRQAINQASLEVNEGQYDARTLQAMVDKQEICDRAMVAISSFLDDF; encoded by the coding sequence ATGGAAGAACTAATAGAATTACGCACATTGCTACAGAAAGGTAATATATCTAGTGCCATGCTGATGATTGATGAAATGGAAGAAATGAGCAGAAAAGATATTCTCAATAAAATTCGTAGCTATGGCATTATTTTGCTTTTGCATCTGATTAAGCAAAAAGTCGAAAATCGCACAACTCGTTCTTGGGATGTATCAATCCGCAACGCAGTTTTGGAAATTCAAGACCTGAACGCAAGACCTAATTCAAAGGGAACGTATCTAAATGACCAAGAGTTACGAGAATCCTTAGAGAGTGGCTATCGTCAGGCTATTAACCAAGCTTCATTGGAAGTTAATGAGGGACAGTATGATGCTCGTACACTTCAGGCAATGGTGGATAAACAAGAAATTTGTGATCGCGCAATGGTTGCCATTTCATCATTTTTGGATGACTTTTAG
- a CDS encoding YajQ family cyclic di-GMP-binding protein yields the protein MATSFSFDVVSEFEYQEMVNAIDQSKREIISRYDLKNTGTEINLEPDSITIKTDSEFTLTSVHDVLQSKAIKRNLSLKIFDYGKIESASGDRIVQVIKLRKGIEQDLAKKISKLIRDNFPKVQAAIQGDSLRVTSKSKDELQAVMQLLKAQDFPTALQFNNYR from the coding sequence ATGGCAACAAGTTTTTCCTTTGATGTGGTTAGTGAATTTGAATATCAGGAAATGGTTAATGCGATCGATCAGAGTAAACGAGAAATTATTAGCCGCTATGATCTCAAAAACACAGGTACAGAAATAAACCTAGAACCAGATAGTATCACCATTAAAACTGATAGTGAATTTACCCTAACCTCCGTCCATGATGTTTTACAATCTAAGGCAATTAAACGAAATTTATCTCTGAAAATCTTCGACTATGGCAAAATTGAATCAGCCAGTGGCGATCGCATAGTTCAAGTCATTAAACTCAGAAAAGGAATTGAGCAGGATTTAGCCAAAAAAATTTCTAAACTGATTAGAGATAACTTTCCCAAGGTTCAAGCCGCAATTCAAGGGGATTCCTTACGAGTAACTTCTAAGTCCAAAGATGAATTACAAGCAGTTATGCAACTTCTGAAAGCCCAAGACTTTCCCACTGCCCTTCAATTTAATAATTATCGCTAA
- a CDS encoding chemotaxis protein CheW, with translation MTDFLEVRVGQSLLLLPITCTQEVLNIPASLIVPVPNMPSAVLGMLSQHSQVYWTFDLGVILGLPALGNLSRYAVIIIVSENRVMAIATETINGIHKLSTSIKLDNKAQETTKLAPYLDGYIDNWLVLNPQALLKSVI, from the coding sequence ATGACTGATTTTCTAGAGGTTCGAGTTGGTCAAAGTTTGCTCTTGTTACCCATAACTTGTACCCAAGAGGTCTTAAATATTCCTGCTAGTTTAATTGTTCCCGTACCTAATATGCCATCTGCGGTTTTAGGAATGCTGAGTCAGCATAGCCAAGTTTATTGGACATTCGACTTAGGGGTAATTTTAGGCTTGCCCGCCCTTGGTAATCTCTCTAGGTATGCGGTGATTATTATCGTTAGTGAAAATCGGGTCATGGCGATCGCTACGGAAACCATCAACGGCATTCATAAATTATCCACATCAATTAAATTAGACAATAAAGCACAGGAAACAACTAAATTAGCTCCCTATCTTGATGGTTATATAGATAATTGGCTGGTATTAAATCCTCAAGCTCTTCTCAAGTCTGTAATTTAG
- a CDS encoding ion channel encodes MASVHKSQPPNLRPRLVKRRQSPALNVIRLGSEHSYWRDIYHLLLTIHWLWLVSLICVGYVAINAGFALLYLAGGDCLKNAVPNSFGDAFFFSVQTMATIGYGSIYPSTVYANVIVVVEALVGLITVAMATGLMFARFARPTSRILFSQVAVITNYNGLPTLMFRAANERQNTILEAKLWAVLLRDEISDEGSTMRRFYDLKLTRSQTPIFSLTWMAMHIIDETSPLHGFTTQTLQEVDAEIIVTLTGIDETFAQTIYARHSFICDEIAWNMRFVDILAKLPDGGRSIDYRLFHQITPAATKI; translated from the coding sequence TTGGCTTCCGTACATAAATCCCAACCTCCTAACCTGCGTCCTCGACTGGTAAAACGTAGGCAAAGTCCTGCCTTAAACGTAATTCGTTTGGGTAGTGAGCATTCCTATTGGCGAGACATTTATCATTTACTATTGACAATTCATTGGCTATGGTTAGTTAGCTTAATTTGTGTAGGCTATGTAGCGATTAATGCAGGTTTTGCCTTGCTTTATCTTGCTGGTGGTGACTGTCTTAAAAATGCTGTGCCTAATTCCTTTGGAGATGCTTTCTTTTTTAGTGTTCAAACTATGGCAACTATTGGCTATGGCTCCATTTATCCCAGTACGGTCTATGCCAATGTGATAGTGGTGGTAGAGGCTTTAGTTGGCTTGATTACCGTAGCCATGGCAACTGGACTGATGTTTGCCCGATTTGCCCGACCCACATCCAGAATTTTATTTAGCCAAGTGGCAGTAATTACTAATTATAATGGCTTACCAACTTTGATGTTTAGGGCTGCTAACGAACGTCAAAATACAATTTTAGAGGCAAAACTTTGGGCAGTTTTACTCAGAGATGAGATTAGTGATGAAGGTTCAACTATGCGGAGATTTTATGATTTAAAGCTAACCCGCAGCCAAACACCAATTTTTTCTTTGACTTGGATGGCAATGCATATTATTGATGAAACCAGTCCCTTGCATGGATTTACGACCCAAACTTTACAGGAAGTCGATGCCGAAATTATCGTTACCCTAACAGGTATAGACGAAACCTTTGCCCAGACTATTTATGCGCGCCATTCCTTTATTTGTGATGAGATTGCTTGGAATATGAGGTTTGTGGATATTTTAGCAAAACTGCCCGATGGTGGGCGATCGATTGACTATAGGCTATTTCACCAGATTACTCCTGCAGCTACCAAAATCTAG
- a CDS encoding ParA family protein, which yields MTKIFAFTNNKGGTGKSTLCSNTAHFTALTGAKVLVIDMTSQTTCSSLFLGTTKGLEESETVLAFLKKRPDRHIEDLIFESKKGLDIVSSHVSMAEAVAQLSAMQMGKEGVLKREIERIKEHYDYIFIDSPGDLNELTANALVPATKVFIPTRLNRTDFQCTETTISFIKEAENFIGVREVKVIINMLDDRYLANGVWSNSHTGALYKQAQSAFAHILSPVTIPDSTDIRTAFDRGLTVIEYKPGEVAAKRIQELVNREVIGD from the coding sequence ATGACTAAAATTTTTGCTTTTACCAATAATAAAGGCGGTACAGGTAAGTCAACCCTATGCTCTAATACTGCTCACTTCACAGCATTAACTGGTGCAAAGGTTCTAGTGATTGATATGACTTCTCAGACTACCTGTAGCAGTTTGTTTTTAGGAACAACTAAGGGCTTAGAAGAAAGTGAAACTGTCCTAGCATTTCTCAAAAAGCGACCAGATCGGCATATTGAAGACCTAATTTTTGAAAGCAAAAAAGGACTTGATATAGTATCTTCCCATGTGTCTATGGCAGAAGCAGTAGCACAACTATCAGCAATGCAAATGGGTAAGGAAGGAGTCTTAAAGCGGGAAATTGAGAGAATTAAGGAACATTACGACTATATTTTTATTGATAGTCCCGGCGATCTAAACGAACTAACCGCCAATGCCCTTGTACCTGCAACGAAGGTATTTATTCCCACAAGGCTTAATCGCACTGATTTTCAATGCACTGAAACTACTATTAGCTTTATCAAAGAGGCGGAAAATTTTATTGGCGTGCGGGAAGTAAAGGTCATAATTAATATGTTAGACGATCGCTACCTAGCAAATGGGGTATGGTCGAACTCACATACAGGGGCTTTATACAAGCAAGCTCAAAGTGCCTTTGCCCATATTTTATCTCCAGTTACGATTCCCGACAGTACTGATATTCGTACAGCGTTCGATCGCGGGTTAACCGTAATAGAATATAAACCAGGTGAGGTGGCAGCAAAACGCATTCAAGAATTAGTGAATAGGGAGGTCATCGGTGACTGA
- a CDS encoding response regulator, translating to MNNFATATLSNKGFTKGSPVGALQHFCSNQTSGRLQVVWRDVTWIIRLENGKITYARHSVEPFDNLICHLRLMSFEVPSLTKEFRSRVSELFEDVSVAKQELLDTEEITYQCNEYEALCWLLNQGHLTPEQMKVMVQRMTKESLELLFWLDEVNYKFSDRLDIPQSLCHLELSALIAHTQQRYRLWQFLSPQVWSPYQRPYYFGQSKKQKELLPEMKLQEKFSTILKGFSFRQLAILMKQDELKIAGGLLPYMAEEVVVLRDPQAPFDKLPRVPAELPSVLVQAIATKSAPTTAPIGEKPEPVANLIKDIKVEETTYTIACVDDSPTVLTEIGRFLKDSNLKFFAINDSLKAPMQILKLKPDLILLDVNMPKIDGYKLCSLLRNNPALKNVPIIMVTGNTGIIDRAKAKIAGSTDYLTKPFTQEGLLKMVFKHLS from the coding sequence ATGAATAATTTTGCCACCGCCACTTTATCCAATAAAGGATTTACTAAAGGTTCACCCGTAGGAGCTTTGCAGCATTTTTGTAGCAATCAAACTTCTGGGAGACTACAGGTGGTATGGCGAGATGTAACTTGGATTATTAGGCTTGAAAATGGCAAGATTACCTATGCTCGACATTCAGTAGAGCCGTTTGATAATTTAATTTGTCATCTGCGGCTGATGAGTTTTGAAGTTCCCAGTTTGACTAAGGAATTTCGCTCAAGGGTTTCAGAGTTGTTTGAAGATGTCAGTGTAGCTAAACAAGAATTACTAGACACGGAAGAAATTACCTACCAATGTAATGAATATGAAGCTTTATGCTGGTTGCTAAATCAAGGGCATCTTACACCTGAGCAAATGAAAGTAATGGTACAAAGAATGACCAAGGAGTCGTTAGAGCTATTATTTTGGCTGGATGAAGTTAACTATAAATTTAGCGATCGCCTTGATATTCCCCAGAGTCTTTGTCATTTAGAATTATCAGCCTTAATTGCTCATACTCAACAACGCTATCGGCTTTGGCAATTTTTATCACCCCAAGTTTGGTCTCCCTATCAACGTCCCTATTACTTTGGACAGAGTAAGAAACAAAAAGAATTGCTGCCAGAAATGAAGTTGCAGGAAAAATTCAGCACGATCTTGAAGGGCTTTAGTTTCCGTCAACTGGCAATTTTAATGAAACAGGATGAGTTAAAAATTGCTGGGGGATTACTCCCGTACATGGCAGAAGAGGTGGTGGTATTGAGAGACCCTCAAGCTCCCTTTGATAAATTACCCCGAGTTCCCGCAGAGTTACCTTCGGTTTTGGTACAGGCGATCGCTACTAAATCTGCACCGACAACTGCACCCATAGGCGAAAAGCCCGAACCTGTTGCGAATTTGATCAAAGATATTAAAGTTGAAGAAACCACCTATACGATCGCCTGTGTGGATGATAGCCCTACGGTTTTAACGGAAATTGGTAGATTTTTAAAGGACTCCAACCTCAAGTTCTTTGCTATTAATGATTCACTTAAAGCTCCGATGCAAATTCTTAAACTTAAGCCTGATCTGATTTTGCTGGATGTGAATATGCCTAAAATTGACGGCTATAAGCTCTGTAGTTTACTCAGAAATAATCCTGCCCTTAAAAATGTGCCTATTATCATGGTGACTGGTAATACGGGAATTATTGATCGGGCAAAGGCTAAAATTGCTGGCTCCACCGACTATTTAACTAAACCATTTACCCAAGAAGGCTTACTCAAAATGGTATTTAAGCACTTATCTTAG
- the ilvA gene encoding threonine ammonia-lyase, biosynthetic: MYCDYLVQILTARVYDVAQETPLEYAANLSTRLNNRLLLKREDMQSVFSFKLRGAYNKMAKLSPELLAKGVIAASAGNHAQGVALGAKRLGTKAIIVMPETTPDVKVNAVKSLGGEVILHGDSFDDAYGYARKLEIQEGLTFIHPFDDPDVIAGQGTIGMEILRQCQQPIAAIFVAIGGGGLISGIAAYVKRLRPEIKIIGVEPVDSDAMNQSLKAGHRVRLNQVGLFADGVAVKEVGEETFRLCQQYVDEVMLVDTDDTCAAIKDVFEDTRSILEPAGALAIAAAKMYVEREQIQGQTLIAVACGANMNFDRLRFVAERAEFGERREAIFAVTIPETAGSLRKFCDCIGKRNMTEFNYRIADAETAHIFVGMQIVNRADAKKIVETFEANGFKTLDLSDDELTKLHLRHLVGGRSPLASNELLYRFEFPERPGALMKFVGSMSPNWNISLFHYRNNGADYGRIVVGIQVPPDEMTEWQLFLDHLGYRYWDENKNPAYKLFLG, encoded by the coding sequence ATGTATTGTGACTATTTAGTCCAAATTCTCACCGCCCGTGTTTATGATGTTGCCCAAGAGACTCCTTTAGAATATGCTGCCAACCTTTCCACTCGACTAAATAATCGACTGTTACTGAAGCGGGAAGATATGCAGTCGGTTTTTTCCTTCAAATTGCGGGGAGCATACAACAAAATGGCAAAGCTATCGCCTGAATTACTGGCAAAGGGAGTGATTGCGGCATCGGCGGGGAACCATGCCCAAGGGGTAGCACTAGGGGCAAAAAGACTGGGAACAAAGGCAATAATTGTCATGCCCGAAACCACGCCAGATGTAAAGGTCAATGCGGTCAAGTCCCTTGGTGGAGAGGTAATTCTGCATGGGGATAGCTTTGATGATGCCTATGGCTATGCGCGTAAATTAGAAATACAAGAAGGTTTAACTTTTATTCATCCCTTTGATGATCCCGATGTGATTGCAGGACAAGGCACCATTGGTATGGAAATTCTGCGCCAGTGTCAGCAACCGATCGCTGCTATTTTTGTGGCTATTGGTGGCGGTGGCTTAATCTCTGGTATTGCGGCATACGTGAAACGATTACGTCCAGAAATAAAAATTATCGGTGTAGAACCTGTGGATTCCGATGCCATGAATCAATCTCTCAAGGCAGGACACCGAGTCCGCTTAAATCAGGTGGGGCTATTTGCCGATGGTGTGGCGGTCAAAGAAGTGGGAGAGGAAACCTTTCGTCTGTGTCAGCAGTATGTGGATGAAGTGATGCTAGTGGATACCGATGATACCTGTGCGGCAATTAAAGATGTATTTGAAGATACGAGATCAATTTTAGAGCCTGCTGGAGCTTTAGCGATCGCTGCGGCGAAGATGTATGTGGAACGAGAACAAATTCAAGGACAAACTCTAATTGCTGTTGCCTGTGGTGCCAATATGAACTTTGATCGCCTGCGGTTTGTGGCAGAACGTGCCGAATTTGGGGAACGGCGAGAGGCAATTTTTGCCGTAACTATTCCAGAGACTGCGGGGAGCTTGCGTAAATTTTGTGATTGTATTGGCAAGCGTAACATGACCGAATTTAACTATCGCATTGCCGATGCTGAAACCGCCCATATTTTTGTGGGAATGCAAATTGTTAACCGTGCCGATGCTAAAAAAATTGTGGAAACCTTTGAAGCTAATGGGTTTAAAACCCTTGACTTGAGTGATGATGAACTGACAAAACTGCACTTACGTCATCTAGTTGGTGGGCGATCGCCCTTAGCTAGTAATGAATTACTCTATCGGTTTGAGTTTCCTGAACGTCCGGGCGCATTAATGAAATTTGTCGGCTCCATGAGTCCCAATTGGAATATCAGTCTATTCCACTATCGTAATAACGGTGCAGACTACGGCAGAATTGTGGTGGGTATTCAAGTTCCCCCAGATGAAATGACCGAGTGGCAATTATTTCTAGATCATCTGGGCTATCGCTACTGGGATGAAAATAAAAATCCTGCCTATAAGCTATTTTTGGGCTAG